A window of Streptomyces marispadix contains these coding sequences:
- a CDS encoding VOC family protein, protein MEQRTHFVTLATPDLDASRTFYRDGLGWQPLADVPGEIIFFQTGPGLVLGFFVEEKFREDVAGAVTETSTSGLTLAHNVDSPEAVDEVVNAAVQAGARLVKSPQPVPVFDGYHGHFADPNGVIWEVCYNPGWSVDDSGRVRLGAPD, encoded by the coding sequence ATGGAGCAGCGCACACACTTCGTCACCCTCGCGACGCCCGACCTCGACGCCTCCCGAACCTTCTACCGGGACGGGCTGGGCTGGCAGCCGCTCGCGGACGTTCCAGGCGAGATCATCTTCTTCCAGACGGGACCCGGACTCGTACTCGGCTTCTTCGTCGAGGAGAAGTTCCGTGAAGACGTCGCCGGAGCCGTGACGGAGACGAGCACGTCCGGTCTGACGCTGGCACACAACGTGGACAGCCCGGAAGCCGTCGACGAGGTGGTGAACGCCGCCGTCCAGGCGGGCGCCCGCCTGGTCAAGTCCCCGCAGCCGGTGCCCGTCTTCGACGGCTACCACGGCCACTTCGCCGACCCCAACGGCGTTATCTGGGAGGTCTGTTACAACCCCGGATGGTCCGTGGACGACTCCGGCCGGGTGCGTCTGGGCGCGCCCGACTGA
- a CDS encoding maleylpyruvate isomerase N-terminal domain-containing protein: MTNALAFDRYCAEIIEQTRLFRDTLKGVKLDSRVPTCPDWTVRDLAVHLGNGHRRAAEVVRTRATSFLAVDDIPGHGGPPGVPEAHVAPDAYAEALSNWLSESAQLVSDELRVAGEESPAWTFTGDRHAAFWARRRTHETLVHRVDAAAAAGSSPGEPADEADAADGADAADIAARAAAGFPAALAADCIDEFLELTSSREALTRWPALRSLREHAGETLHLHATDASFPEPRPAATEWLIRIGDEGFVWEHAHEKATTAVRGPLTDLLLVMLRRAPAGRGRVEVLGEAGLLDFWLERVCF, encoded by the coding sequence ATGACCAACGCCCTTGCGTTCGACCGATATTGCGCCGAGATCATCGAGCAGACGCGGCTCTTCCGCGACACCCTCAAGGGCGTCAAGCTCGACTCCCGGGTGCCCACCTGCCCGGACTGGACGGTTCGCGACCTGGCCGTACATCTCGGCAACGGTCACCGCAGGGCGGCAGAGGTCGTACGCACAAGGGCGACCTCCTTCCTCGCCGTGGACGACATCCCCGGCCACGGCGGCCCGCCGGGCGTCCCCGAGGCTCACGTCGCCCCGGACGCCTACGCGGAGGCGCTCAGCAACTGGCTCTCCGAGAGCGCACAACTCGTCTCCGACGAACTGCGCGTGGCCGGTGAGGAATCCCCGGCTTGGACGTTCACCGGCGACCGCCACGCGGCGTTCTGGGCGCGCCGCAGGACCCATGAGACGCTCGTGCACCGCGTGGACGCGGCAGCGGCCGCCGGCAGCTCGCCCGGCGAACCGGCCGACGAGGCCGATGCGGCTGACGGGGCCGACGCCGCCGACATCGCCGCCCGAGCCGCGGCCGGCTTCCCGGCCGCCCTCGCGGCCGACTGCATCGACGAGTTCCTCGAACTCACCTCCAGCCGGGAGGCGTTGACGCGGTGGCCCGCACTCCGTTCGCTCCGCGAGCACGCCGGGGAGACCCTCCATCTCCACGCCACCGACGCCTCGTTCCCGGAGCCGCGTCCAGCCGCGACGGAGTGGCTGATCCGCATCGGGGACGAGGGGTTCGTCTGGGAGCACGCCCACGAGAAGGCGACCACCGCGGTGCGCGGCCCGCTCACGGACCTGCTGCTCGTCATGCTCCGCCGGGCCCCCGCGGGTCGGGGCAGGGTCGAAGTGCTGGGCGAGGCGGGGCTGTTGGACTTCTGGCTGGAACGGGTCTGCTTCTGA
- a CDS encoding YiaA/YiaB family inner membrane protein has product MTTPSVQRPTTAAFFVQSAIAFGISLTALLVGIAKLPVGAWERSFLGLGLVFVVSSAFTLAKCVRDRQEVEEMTSKVDRARVDKLLTEQDPFEQGRI; this is encoded by the coding sequence ATGACCACACCGTCCGTTCAACGGCCCACCACGGCCGCCTTCTTCGTCCAGTCGGCGATCGCCTTCGGCATCTCGCTGACCGCTCTGCTCGTCGGCATCGCGAAGCTGCCGGTCGGTGCCTGGGAGCGCAGTTTCCTGGGGCTGGGCCTGGTCTTCGTCGTCTCGTCGGCCTTCACGCTCGCCAAGTGCGTACGCGACAGGCAGGAGGTGGAGGAGATGACGAGCAAGGTCGACAGGGCACGCGTCGACAAACTGCTCACCGAGCAGGACCCGTTCGAGCAGGGCCGTATCTGA